CACGTATAAAAACTGTAACTAAGTCGTCATCGGTTTGAAATCTTTTGTTGCAGAGCTACTTGAGGAAAAAACGGAATCTTAGCATGCTAGGAAACAAGATACCAGACTGGTTTTCTCAAGGTGCGGTTACATTCTCCGAAAGAAAAACGGCATTCGCAAAAGCGTGATCATAGGCGTTGTAGTCTCTCTCAACCAGCAAATACCAGATGACATAAGAGAAGAACTCCCTCGTAGTGGAGAACCAAACACGAATGAAGACCAAGTTCACTTGTGCTGGTACCCGATTGGGGATCGCTTGGTACCGTTTTGTAGTTAAAAGACGGTTATAAGATACATGTGACGAGGAGAGATCCGCCTTTGATGAAAGGCGGCTGAAAAGTGGGGGATTCATTTTGTCTGTGAAGGTGATGATGAGTATGAGGGAGATGAAGAGTCATTAAATGAATGCCAGCAATCCTTGTCAGAAAAACTGGCCGCGGCTCGTTGAAGAAGGCGACTGCACCTGCACTCTTGAAAAGAAGGAAGCGCTTCTGAATCTAGTTCTTGTGCAGATGAAGAAATGGTTCAAGAAACCAAAACAAGTGAACAAAGATTATCATTATACGATGGAGAGTAATTTTTCTTGCTTCGTAGTGCTCTCTCTTGTCCTTCTGTCATTGAGTTGGTTGTGGTTCTTGTATattcacaaaatagtacgttcggataatgacacatggcgttacaagattggttaaaatttttatccgaaattaaaactattttttttatttattcttttataaaaaaatttaaaatattttaaatgtgCCGGGTGCCAGCatattttgtaggggtggagatcgtttgtgccagcgcatttttagatTGGGGTGCCagcccatttttttttaagggtgaagatgctttggcctattattGTTCACTGGGGTCTATTAATGTTCACTTGAATGGATAAATAGCCTGGATGCTGGTGCAAAGTCTTTAAAGGTGGAATTGCTCTTAGTGCCCGTGCTTTTGCACCCAAGATCCTATATTTGATTCTCCCCTCCCCTCCATTATGCTTTTGTcataaaacacttttttttttttttggtacaacgGAGGGCAAAGCCCggcaacaaaacaaaaaaatcaggCAAGAACAGCCCTAGGAAGGGCCCTGCCAATAGAAtcagaaacaagaaaattacTACCAGTGGTAGGAggagaaacaaaaacatgaagGCCTAGGGATAGCCCATGACCCAAGTCAGCCATGTGATCAGCTGAGGCATTCATTTCTCTATAGATATGAGTGACTTCACATCTCCAATTTTTTCCGATGGCTTCTTTGCAGCCAATAATGAGGTTGTAGAGTGGGTGCGAATCCAGAATAGGTTTTTGGATCAAAATAACAGCATCCCAAGAATCACATTCAAGGATCACATCCCTGCATCCCTCATCCCAAGCTATAGAAAGGCCCATGAAAACACCCCAAAGCTCAGCTTCCATGATGGTTCCTCTGCCCAAATTAGCAACAAATCCCTTAATCCAATCCCCTTCAGAATTGCGAATCAAACCTCCAGCACTTATGTGCCTAAATGGGTCATTACAACTCCCATCTGTATTGATTTTATATCTACCAATTGGCGGGTGGATCCAATGGATTGAGATGATTTGTCTAGGAGGCTTACTAGAAGAAAACTTGTTGGCATCATACCAATCCCttgcaaattgaaaaatgaacttCTGGGGTGAGACAGGCAGTTGTTGACCATCATTGAAGACAAGATTGTTCCTCCCTTTCCAGCAATACCAGAGAGTTGAAGCAAAGATAAGGTTCCAGGGTAATCCATGTATGGTAGAACAGTGTGTCCTAAGATTTATGGCCATCCAACTCTGGAAATCAAGAGCAAAGGAATGGGCAACTTCAGGAGGGATTCCAACACCATTTCAAAAGGAAGGGGACTGCCTACAATACCTGAAAATATGATCCATTGATTCCTCAATATTAGGGCAGATTGAAATTTCCATTTTTAAGTCAAACTACATTATCGAGCCAGCGCACATTGAAGAATATGAGGCAAAAACCTTGAACATTATCGCAATCAATTGACAGAAGTTATAAGTTAGGGCTTCTTACAGCTCACATTACAAAAATGTGGGACGAATATACAACCTCGACCTTGAGCGAGAAAACAGTTCGTCATCAACAGCGAAAAATGGTCGAAATGCAGTTTCTCTTACACTGGAAGAGAATGCTCTTCTCTAAGTTGATTTAAATCATGTAAATGTACAACCAGGATATACCACTACAGTTTCTGAAGACGTAAAACAGATACTGGATATATCAAAAGAGCTAGAACTACGGGTGATATGGCACAGGGCTAATTACAAATTTTCCTACGCCGTGACGTCAAAATGATAATTTATACAAGAATCTTCTTAATCcagtttatttctttttcgCTGTTCTTTTCATGCTGGCTCTCCGAGCGACATCCCATGCTTTTTGAGGGGCATGGACTCCCAGCTGGGAAGCGAAAAATGATTCGTATCCAGGCGAGTCAAAAGCAAACCCTGTGTGTTTTGATACCTCCCGAGGGAGTTGAGCTATGGCAAAGCTCCTTGCCTCGGCTGGGGTGAGCTGGTTTCCGATTTCCAGTAAATCATCCCTGCTTCTACCTTCGGGCTCATGCCTGTGAATTTCCTGAATTATCTGATAATCGAAAGGGAAGAACCATCTCTGGATCCTGTATAACAAACCATCGGTTATTTCATCAATGATAAATGGAAAACCAACCCGTACCTATTGAAAAGCTGCAGATTGCAACAGAGATCTCATTTTCTTACCCTTGGTAAACGAAGTCGCCAAAAAGTGCAAAAACTGGGACTAGTAGAAGTGTCAGGTAGAAATAGAAGGTACTCATCAGGACATATATGACGTAATAAAGATTTCTctgcaataaaaataaataagttaaATATCTCAAATATTTCGATAAAAAACTCAAAGAACAAACCAAATACAAAGATAAAAGGACCAACCTTCTGGTCTATGATACAATATATGAAGATGAATATAAACCACGCTGCAAGGCTTCCTCCAACACTAATATAATGCCACCTTGTGATTGAATTGCACACCATAAGCAAACGAAAGTTGACTGTCACTACAACACAAGTAAAGGCCATTGTGCTGACATCCCAAAGTCCAAACATCTTTCCGGATGAGTTTTGACCACGATCACTTGATGAAGTGACAAAATAATAGAAGATTAAAGATTGGTAAACGGAGAAGAAAGCCCATACTGCCACAACCCTCCATTTAAAAAAGGCATTTCTTATTCCCTCCCTGTATAGTTCAGGGTACTTCTTGGAGAGGGCTGCACTCACATCCTGATAAAGAAAGTTGACACTCATAAAAAAGTTTATACGCCTCATCCACTAAAAAGGCAACGACCCAAATAATAATTTCTCCCAGAcgcaatttaaaaaaaaatgcattattGAGTGTATGGACAGATACAATACCTTGTCAAAAAGCCCAACGATGATTACAGGCAAGGCTGTGAATATGACATTATACAATGACTGAAACCAATCATCGTAGAATCTTTGACCAGAAAATCCAGTTTGAAAGGTGAACCAAAATTGAGTTAACGTGAATGTAAGATTCTTGTAAAAGAAGTATGTAACAACCTGAAAAATGCAATAAGATTTGTCAAGCTCGTGACCACACAATAGATGTTAAAGTTTTGGAAGTTGCAAGAAATCCATACCTTGCATAATCTAATATATGACCACCGTCCATGCACAAGCAGTAAATCAGTAAGAAAGCGGAACTGGGCAATAGCAAAATCACTAGCCATCACTGCTTGCATTCCCTCTTGCCCACTTATTCCAACGCCAACATGAGCAGCTTGGATCATGCTCACATCATTGGCACCATCACCAATGCTCAATGTTATCTTCTTTGCACCCTTTTTTACCATACTTGTCACCTGAAGACAGTGGCAATGCTTCAAGTGAACTACATAATTTCACTTTTAAAATATGAAACttctaaatattatatatattagagAGTCAAAATTTTAAGAACTAAAACTAGTTTCCTAATGCTTCTCTAGTGAAGCTATTCTTGAAGAAGTTGGGGTTCCACCCTAAAACCAATTGCCAATATGGGAGagcccaactacttataagcacatgcaaggtccctcctctcatcaatgtggaattcattctcaacacacccCCTCATGTGTGGTGAATTTCCAAGCCTAACACATGGACAACACAACTCAGGTGACATGGAGCACATGTGGCCATTTGACTTCACACGTGGGACagcctgctctgataccatgaaaaagttgaggatccactataaaaccaattgacaatatagggagtagcccAACACATGATTCATAAAGGTTCTTGAATTCATAGGCTTATTACTCAAACACATAATGTTAAGAGTTGAAATCCATTGGAAAACTCACCTGTGCTTTCTGCAAAGGAGAAACTCGACAGCAAACAACTGAGTTACAATTCAAGCTCAAGTTGAGTAGCGTCACTCGTAGACTGGGGTCTAAGGCATACATCAAGCACTTCCCATCTATTACAAGTGCTAGTTTTGGTGCAGACACACTGTGAAGATAGTTTTGCGCTTCCTCGAGGCACCTGTTTAGGTCTTTTTTGACTTGTTCTTTAATGACACGTGCAATTTCCACTTGGTCTCCCTAACGCCAGAATCAGAATGTATTATGCAAATGGCAAATATCGTGGCTGATAGTGATTTTTAATGTATGTACAGGCTAAACGTGCAAGCTATATATTTTTTGCTTACCCTGTCCTCAACTTCTCTAATCACATCAGTTTCTGAACTGATAATAAACTGTTTCATTTCATTGTTGATCAAATTGCATGCTGCagcaaatttaagaaaacaaaagataatgttatcacagagagagagagagagagagagagagagagagagagagagagagagagagagagagaatgtgaagGGAATAAAGAAGCCCCAGCTCTCATAAGATACCACTCACCATAAGCTATATTTATTGCAGTTTCCATCTTGTCCCCTGTTAGCACCCAAATCTTAATACCAGCTCTTGATAGAGTCTCTATGCAATTTGGGACTCCTTCTTGAAGCTTATCTTCGATGGCAGTGCATCCAATCAAAATGAGATCTTTCTCTATGATTTCTGCCACCTTCATtgatttcaaaataattttgcAATGATTTAATATCAACATCACTAAAAATAAACAATGAAATAGAGAGGAGGGGGCGGGGGTTGGTAAAACAAAAACGAAATGGATGCATAGAAgaataaaacagaaaacaacTCGAAGTAATAAAGCTAATGAAGTTATAACAGTTCACACCAAATCTAGAAAGTCACACCCCCTTACTACCAAAACCAGATTCAACAGAACATACCTCATCCAACTTCTTTTCACGGTCCCGTAGTGAGGATTTAGCCTGAATAAACTTCTCATTCCAGCTTTCATATGTATCAGGACTTAAATCTCTATAGGCCAAGCAAAGAGTACGTAATCCAGCAGATCCAAATAATTCCAAGTGTTCCCTAGATACTTTTTTCAAATCATCTTGTCCATCAGCCAATCTCTCGTAGATTACATTATCAGCACCCTATCAATAACAGGTTCCTGACTTAATGTCAATTTATTTGCCAACTGCTCAGCAATTTCATCGAATATAAAAGCCCAATAAGCTATTACCTTGCAGTACAAAACAAGCCTGCCATCTGTGTAACGGCATACAACAGACTGACGCTTCCTTGTACTAGTTAAGCAACAGATATGTAATAAATGTTAGGCAATCAACGATGAAATTATAAAAGTACCATGGCCCAAAAAATACAAGTGAACAAATGTGCTCAAGGACATAACCCACCTATTAAATTCAAGCACATTGAGAATCTCGTAAGACACACCTTGAACTGTACCAATTTTCTCAGTGTGAGATTCACGAACATATATCATCGTTGGTGTACGTctgagaaaaaaaggaagatatCAACCTTAAATAAGCTGGACTAATTGATAACAGCTCTCTCAAGGCACTTCTAGCAGAACCAGAAAAAAGAATGGAAAGCAACATTATtagcacaaaaaaaataagagacCCAATTCAAACAGTTGAAATATAGATCAGATGGAAACAAATTCATGGatcaaataaaaatagtttGGTGTTATCTGATGTGACCAAACCGAACCTCCCTTCACACATCTGTCACTATGTGGTTTAAAAGTATGACAAATAGCAATCCCAGTCAATAGGACAGAAACGAGAAGTGTATACCTGTGAAAGAAGAAGCCGAAGTTCTTTGCAGCAATTACCAAAGCAGACTCATCAGGGGATGCAGCTTGATATGTGATTTTTTCTGGGGACTCTTCACCCTCAGGAAGCACTGTGTGACATATAGCAAGGCATCTGAAGAATTCCTACCAATAGAACAAAAACTATCAATAAAAGTATCAAAGCTAAGAATTTATGATATGCCTTCATGGTATGTCAGAGAATCAGAGATACACTAATTCAGTTGTCGTAAGAATAATTCTGTACGGAATTCCCTCAAAGAAAATAAACTTCCATAGACCCTAAAGACCATAAAACAAGATGGCAAGGAGAAAAACTACAACAGAGCGAAAACAGCTATCATAATCCCCCAAAACGAAAGGAGAAAAAGAACTTCCAACATTGAGCATGCTGCATGTAGCTCCACACCACAGTAATGATGAAGATATTTAAATATACTTCtagcaaataaaaaaatctacCTTACAAAGATCAGGATTAGGCTCGTTCCTCCAACCTCCTCGCATAAGCTTAGGATCATCAAAGTTGAATCCCTTCTCATGGGCTGCATTGCCTGAATTGTAACCCTGTAGCGAAATCATAACTCCATTAAGAGGAAGATTTTTTCATTTAATATCTAACATAATTATATcatttatatacacacacacacacacacatacatacatgtatgtatgtatgtatgtactacacagagagagagtgaaatATACCTCAACAAGTTTTATACCATTCCGCTCTGCTATTCCCCTTTCAATTTCAGTGATACCAGTTCCATAGACCTCCCCTCCAATTGAACACTTAAAGAACTCCATCAAGTTTCGTGTTAGAGTTCCAGTTTTATCAGAAAAGATGTATTCCACCTGACCAAAGAATAGACTGTCACGGTGTCACCATCAACAAAAGCATTATAAGAGCAAATTGATAGAGATTTCAATAAAAACATTCCTCTGGGATACTAAAACAATGTAAATCTTTTCTAATTAGTAAATTGGTGTATACAACTACGtcgtattttttaaaaaaattcctTTTTTCGAACACCTATTAATGATTCGTTGAATTGCACATTTTTTAAAACTCCAATGTATAATACACGTATAATACATGCATGTACGTACTTTTCATGGTTAAACCACGttattttcacacatttttcaATAATACATATAAAATTCACATATTCTACCgtacttttaaaatattttttaatagaaaaagtaaataaataaattttaaattttaaaaattggcccaatttttaaataacaaagttgcctaataatacaattatgttCTTTTCACGTACTATACCCGTTCCGTATTTTACTAACTATGATAAATAGTAATATTAGAATATAAAGTAAACGAAAATAGTAACAAATAATTGTTTTTCCTAGAATAAATTAGCGAGAAAAAAACTTTGTGCTCCACAATTAAAATGCCAATATGGGATTAACTTACCTGTCCAAGTTCTTCATTCAAATTTGACGTCCTAGCCAAGGCAGGGGTATTGCTTTCAAAATGGTACATACGCAAGTCATTATTGATATATTGGGTAGACTGGATAAATTTGATCATCTGCAAtggataaaataattttaatagaATTTTCAACCCATCAAAAAAGTATTAAATAGCAAGCAGCTGCAGTGTCGAGTGAAGAAACTTGCCTCAATGGAAACATAAAGAGAAATAGGGATTATTGTTGAGTACAGAGTAATGAGGGTAAACATCGTCAGAATGATAACCTATAAGACCAATAAACAACATAAGCAAAAAGAAATAGTACAACATGAATCAATCTCTACAGCAATTGTTCTGCTGAAGCTAGAATGTTACCAGAAAACGGTTATTAGGGTCAAACGAGCTGTATGCCATTGCCGAGTCGCCGCTCTTTTTTCCCCAGAGACCTAAGTAGTAGTACTTGTGGTTGATGAATACACCACTATAGAATTACATAAACCAGAAACATCATCATGATACGGAAAAATTATGTAAAGAATTTGAGTGGTAATATAATAAATTCCAAAGGAAAATACACAATCAAATTACTGGATAGCATATTCTCGCACCTGCCGATAGCTCCAATCAAACACAACGTAAAGAGAAAAGCAAAAAGCGCGAGTATAAGTTTGTCAAGTTTCCTCTCCAGTGTACTTCTTTTCGAAGGAACATTCATGGCATTCATCATAACCTGCAATAaccaaaatagaaaattatCAATAGTTCACAAGTATGGAcagaaaatacaaaaacaagAGGGAGGTACCAATAGAATAAGAGGAATGGGACAAGTAAAAGAAGCATGTGTAAGACAATAGCACAAAAGTACTTTTTCTGAAAGAGAATCCAAGTCACAAACATCTACTGAAGTAAGAACACTGACGGACAAAGAAGGCAACTAATCCAAGAATTCATGTTTACTACACTCTACATATGTAAACATAAAGGGTGGGAGTTAAAAATAGAGGCATTT
This Pyrus communis chromosome 6, drPyrComm1.1, whole genome shotgun sequence DNA region includes the following protein-coding sequences:
- the LOC137737558 gene encoding phospholipid-transporting ATPase 3-like encodes the protein MSGWNRSSRGARLGGGRNSSLPPGRTSTVRLGRVQPQAPGHRTIFCNDREANIPVRFSGNSISTTKYNFITFLPKGLFEQFRRVANLYFLTISILSTTPISPVHPVTNVVPLSLVLFVSLVKEAFEDWKRFQNDMTINNASVDVLQDQKWESIPWKKLQVGDIVRIKQNGYFPADLLFLAGTNPDGVCYIETANLDGETNLKIRKALEKTWDYSTPEKASEFKGEVQCEQPNNSLYTYTGNLIIDKQTLPLSPNQILLRGCSLRNTEYIFATVIFTGHETKVMMNAMNVPSKRSTLERKLDKLILALFAFLFTLCLIGAIGSGVFINHKYYYLGLWGKKSGDSAMAYSSFDPNNRFLVIILTMFTLITLYSTIIPISLYVSIEMIKFIQSTQYINNDLRMYHFESNTPALARTSNLNEELGQVEYIFSDKTGTLTRNLMEFFKCSIGGEVYGTGITEIERGIAERNGIKLVEGYNSGNAAHEKGFNFDDPKLMRGGWRNEPNPDLCKEFFRCLAICHTVLPEGEESPEKITYQAASPDESALVIAAKNFGFFFHRRTPTMIYVRESHTEKIGTVQGVSYEILNVLEFNSTRKRQSVVCRYTDGRLVLYCKGADNVIYERLADGQDDLKKVSREHLELFGSAGLRTLCLAYRDLSPDTYESWNEKFIQAKSSLRDREKKLDEVAEIIEKDLILIGCTAIEDKLQEGVPNCIETLSRAGIKIWVLTGDKMETAINIAYACNLINNEMKQFIISSETDVIREVEDRGDQVEIARVIKEQVKKDLNRCLEEAQNYLHSVSAPKLALVIDGKCLMYALDPSLRVTLLNLSLNCNSVVCCRVSPLQKAQVTSMVKKGAKKITLSIGDGANDVSMIQAAHVGVGISGQEGMQAVMASDFAIAQFRFLTDLLLVHGRWSYIRLCKVVTYFFYKNLTFTLTQFWFTFQTGFSGQRFYDDWFQSLYNVIFTALPVIIVGLFDKDVSAALSKKYPELYREGIRNAFFKWRVVAVWAFFSVYQSLIFYYFVTSSSDRGQNSSGKMFGLWDVSTMAFTCVVVTVNFRLLMVCNSITRWHYISVGGSLAAWFIFIFIYCIIDQKRNLYYVIYVLMSTFYFYLTLLLVPVFALFGDFVYQGIQRWFFPFDYQIIQEIHRHEPEGRSRDDLLEIGNQLTPAEARSFAIAQLPREVSKHTGFAFDSPGYESFFASQLGVHAPQKAWDVARRASMKRTAKKK